Part of the Paludisphaera borealis genome, CCAGGCCGAAGGGAGGTCGGCGACCGGCAAATCGCCAGTCAAAAGGGCCTGCTCCAGCTCGAACCGGATCAGGATGTGCAGGTTGTACGTCACTTCGTCGGCCTGGACCCGGATCAGAGTCGGCTCGACATGGTTGACCGCCGCCAGGAAAGCGTCGAGCGGCACGTCGTGCAGCGCGTCCTGGAACACGCGGCGGGCGATCGGGAACCAGTAGTTCCAGAACGGCCGACTGCGGCCGACGGCGTTCTCCCAGAGCCGCGACTGCGACTCGTGAACCCCCAATGAGACCGCTTCGCCCCCCGGCGCGCCGTACTGCTCGACCGGCAGACCCTGCTCGTAGAGGCCGTGGCCGACCTCGTGAAGGACGCCGAAAAACGCGTCGCTGAACTGCCGCGCGTCGAACCGCGTGGTCGCCCGCACGTCGCCCGGCCCGATCCCGGTGCAAAACGGGTGCGCCGAGACGTCGAGCCGCCCGCGCTGGAAGTCGAAGCCCAAAGCCGCCGCCGCCGCTTCGCCGAACATCTTCTGCCGCTCAACCGGATACGACCGCTCCAGGATCGACGTCTTAACCCCCTCGCCCCGCGCTTCCCGTTTGCGGGATGCCTCGGCGATGTCCCGGACGAACGGCGCCAGCTCCTCGCGAAGCGCCTTGAACAAGATTCGCAGCCGTGACGTCTCCGCTCCCGGCTCGTACTGGTCGAGCAGCGGGTCGTAGATCGTGGCCCCGGCGTCCGGCTTGGGCTCGTCCTCCGGATGCGCCGGTTTGGCGGCGGCGCGGCGTTCCTTCACCAGGGTTTCATGAAGACATTGAGATTCTTGCCGCTTGAGTTCCAGCACCTGTTCGAGCCAGGGGCGGAAGCTGGCGAAATCCGAATTCTTGCGCGCGGTGATCCACTCTTGCTGAGCGAGCGAAGTCGTGCGGGCGAGCGCTTCGACCAGGCCGCG contains:
- a CDS encoding carboxypeptidase M32, producing MPTSTSKAAKETALYDELIGRSRELTVLGSCSAVLGWDEQTYMPAGAAAHRGEQLALLAGLQHDRATESRLGELLSVLENSSIAADRDSIEAANIRQLRRDYDRRTKLPRGLVEALARTTSLAQQEWITARKNSDFASFRPWLEQVLELKRQESQCLHETLVKERRAAAKPAHPEDEPKPDAGATIYDPLLDQYEPGAETSRLRILFKALREELAPFVRDIAEASRKREARGEGVKTSILERSYPVERQKMFGEAAAAALGFDFQRGRLDVSAHPFCTGIGPGDVRATTRFDARQFSDAFFGVLHEVGHGLYEQGLPVEQYGAPGGEAVSLGVHESQSRLWENAVGRSRPFWNYWFPIARRVFQDALHDVPLDAFLAAVNHVEPTLIRVQADEVTYNLHILIRFELEQALLTGDLPVADLPSAWNAKYAEMLGVTPTNDAEGCLQDIHWSAGLFGYFPTYTLGNLYAAQLFHKANADLPGLDDAFTRGEFSELLAWLRDKIHRHGRRYTPTELIERAVGEPIDHRPLMASLRHKYGALYGV